A single Danio aesculapii chromosome 19, fDanAes4.1, whole genome shotgun sequence DNA region contains:
- the si:ch211-57n23.1 gene encoding uncharacterized protein si:ch211-57n23.1 → MMWCVLSCCLLLLSLCSCSTGAGMEDSDWGSGLHELLSSFPADSPFLRETPGTPANCTQRFWLPPSSPVCWDDIAGPEEFEKSRMLVLQNRAALQAVSTSSGMEDGGASYDQQAREEVQGVRDDHLAVIQTTDTMQKVFLDLDEKRKDGKEHYSFNSLKEQIENTRGSIANREQAAALLEKHLLNLERFLNTMQLRLDELFSQ, encoded by the exons ATGATGTGGTGTGTTTTGTCCTGCTGTCTGCTCCTGTTGTCGCTCTGCTCCTGCTCAACCGGCGCAGGGATGGAGGACTCCGACTGGGGCTCTGGACTCCACGAGCTCCTCAGCAGTTTCCCAGCTGACAGTCCTTTCCTCAGAGAGACACCCGGCACGCCTGCCAACTGCACCCAGCGCTTCTGGCTGCCGCCGTCCTCCCCGGTGTGCTGGGACGACATCGCAGGACCAGAGGAGTTTGAGAAGTCCCGTATGCTGGTGCTGCAGAACCGAGCTGCTCTGCAGGCCGTGTCTACATCCAGCGGCATGGAGGACGGGGGAGCATCCTACGATCAACAGGCCAGAGAGGAGGTCCAAGGCGTGCGGGACGATCACCTCGCCGTCATCCAGACCACAGACACCATGCAGAAGGTCTTCCTTGATCTGGATGAGAAGAGGAAGGACGGGAAAGAGCATTATAGCTTCAACAG TCTGAAGGAGCAAATTGAAAACACCAGAGGCTCCATTGCTAACCGTGAGCAAGCAGCAGCTCTTCTGGAGAAACACCTGCTCAATCTGGAGAGGTTTTTGAACACTATGCAGCTTCGACTTGATGAACTGTTTTCCCAGTAA